From the Fusobacterium ulcerans ATCC 49185 genome, the window AAATCATAATTTTCTATGATAAAAAAGTTATACTTTATTAAATTCCTTCAAATCTTTTAATTCTTCCAATATTTCTTCTAAAGAAGTTTTTCCATCATTTATGGCCATTGCTATAAGAGTGCCCTCTACTATTGGTGCATCAGCTATCTTTATTTTGGCTCTGTCATATTCTGCATCCAAAAATTCCATAGCCATCTCACTATTTAAAATTGAACTCCCTATATCTCCAAATATTAAAACTCCATCTTCTGAATAAGCACTTTCAATAGCTTCTTTTATAATCATAGGATCTGAACCTAGATGATTTCCTGTTGTCCCACTTCCATTTATAACAGGAAAATCATATTTTTTCATTTCATTACATAATTCAATTATTTCATGAGCAAGCTTTTTACTATGAGATACAATTACCATCCCTACCACAATAATCACTATCCTTTCAATTCATCATTTACAGTTTTTATAATCAAATATGATGAGACAGCTCCTGGATCAAGATGTCCTATACTTCTTTCTCCCAGATAGCTTGCTCTTCCTTTTGTAGCTGCTATGTCTTTTGTAGACTCCATTCCAGACTTTGCTTTAAGTTCTGCAAATTCAAAACATTCTCTAATATTTGCTCCAGTATCAGCTTTTATTTTAAAGGCTTCATAGGCAGGGATTTGAGTGTCCAGCATAGTTTTTTCTCCTAATACAGCCTTTCCTCTCATTTCTATCCCCTTTATCATTTCATTCCATGTTTCAGCTATTATTTCTGGAGTTATTTCTTCTTTAGTTTTAAGGTAAGCTGCTCCTTTCATCAGAGCAGTTCCATAGAGTGCTCCTGATGCTCCTCCTACATTAGATATCAACAGCATTGCTATCTTATTAAATACTTCAAAAGGCTGTATAGCTTCCATACTAGAAAGTTCTTTTTCTACTTTTTCAAATCCTCTGGCTAGGTTTACACCATGATCTCCATCTCCTATTTCCCTATCCAACTCTGTAAGATAATCTTTATTTTCTATTATTTTTTCACTTACTTTTTTTATTATTCTTAATAATTCCATATTTCTCATCTCCTAAAATCTTTTAAATGCTGGAGTATCTGCCTTATCTTTTAAAAGTTCTTTCATTTCTTTATCTAATTTCGTTAAAGTGATTGAAAATCCACCCATATCTAAAGATGTCATATAATTACCAACAATTGTATCAGCAATTTTAATATTTTTTTCTTCTAAGACTTGAGATACTCTATTATTAATTATAAAAAGCTCCATTAAAGTAGTTTCTCCCAATCCATTTACTAATACAGCAACCTCATCATTTTCTTTTAAATCTGATTCTTTAAATATTTTTTCTAAAATATGGTCTACATGTACATCAGCTGGTTGAATCTTTTCTCTATGTGTTCCTGGCTCCCCATGAATTCCAAGTCCAATTTCCACCTCATCATCTGCTAACTCAAAACTTACCTTTCCTGTAGTTGGTACCATACATGGTTCTAATGCCATTCCTAACGTTTTGGTTCTTCCAATAACCTTATTTCCCAGTTTTTCAAGTTCTTCTAAAGAGTATCCCTTTTCAGCTGCTGCTCCTACCATTTTATGTACTAAAACTGTTCCAGCTATTCCTCTTCTTCCAACAGTATATGTACTATTTTCTACAGCAATATCATCATCAACCACTATCTTTTTCACTTCTATTTCTTCCATTGCAGCCATTTCAGCTGCCATTTCAAAATTCATTACATCTCCACTGTAATTCTTTATTATCAATAGAACTCCAGCTCCACTATTTACAGCTTTTACTGCCTCATAGACTTTATCAGCACTAGGTGATGTAAATACTTCTCCTGCCACTGCACCATCCAGCATTCCATAACCAACAAATCCAGCATGTGAAGGTTCATGTCCACTTCCTCCGCCACTAATTAAAGCTACTTTCCCCATTTTCTTATCTTTTCTTACTATAACTGGTAAATCTTCTACTTTTTTTAGATACTCTGGATAAGCTTTAAGCATTCCACTAACCATTTCTTCTACAATGTTCTCTGGTTTGTTAATCATTTTTTTCATAAAATTTACCTCCCAAATTTTTATTAAAAAAAGCTCAAAATAATTCTCTTATATTTCTATAAGAAAATTATTCTAAGCTTCTCCATTCACATAGCTTTATTCATTTATTAAATTTTAATCTATTTTTAATTCTTTGTCAACGTATTTGATATTTTAAAACATTTCCTTTAACATTTTTAAAGCAGTTACTGTGGTTACAATAAGAAATACAGGCTTTATAAATTTGCTTCCCTTACTTATTGCACATCTTGAACCACATTGAGCTCCCAGCAGCATTATTATTGAAATAGGTATACCATAAAGAAAATATACTTTTCCACTGATTCCAAATACTAAAAGACTTGTAAAATTTCCAACTAAATTTAAAATTTTAGAATCTCCATTAGCTTCTACAAAATCGTATCCATATATTTTCATCAGAAAAAATACTAGAAATGAACCTGTTCCAGGGCCTAAAAATCCATTATAGAATCCTATGATTAAAGCCATTATCATTCCTTTGGTAATATTTGATTTATTCAAATCTGTAAATGTACTTTCATGACCCATCTTTTTATTAGTCAGTGTATATGCAAGTACCACTATCAAAGCAGTAAATACTATATAATTAATATATTGTGGTTTTGTTCCTATTATAAGTTTTACTCCAATAAATGCTCCTACAAAAGAAAATGGAGCTAGTTTTTTCATAAGATTCCAGTTGACTTTTCCTGACCTTGCATAGTTTACACTGCTTCCTACTCCAGAAAAAAAACTTGATAATTTATTTGTTCCCAATGCAATATGAGGTGGTAGTCCAGATGCTAAATAAGCTGGCAGTGAAATCAATCCTCCACCTCCTGCTACAGAATCAATAAATGCTCCTATAAAGCATAAACAGGCCAAAATAATAAATTGACTGGTTAAAAGTTCTTCCAACATTAAAAATCTCCCCCCTTTATTGTATACACTTTATTCTAACATATTTGTATTTTTTATTCCACTAAAACTAGGTTTTTTAATTATAAAAAAATGGAGGAAATCCAACTGTTGAACTTCTCCCCATTTTAATCATATATCACTATTTTACAGCAATAACTTCTATTTCAACTTTTACATCTTTTGGAAGTCTAGCAACTTCTACACATGCTCTTGCAGGTTTTACATCTCCAAGATATTCAGCATAAACTTCATTTACAGCTGCGAAATCATTCATATCTTTAATAAATACTCCAGCTCTTACTACATCTTTAAAAGTATATCCAGCAGCTTCAAGTATAGCTTTAATATTTTCTAGAGATTGTTTAGTTTGAGCTTTTACACAGTCAGAAACTAGAGTCATTGTTTCAGGAACAAATGGAATTTGTCCAGATACATAAAGAGTTCCATTAACTTCAATAGCTTGTGAGTATGGTCCTAAAGCAGCAGGTGCTTTTTCAGTGTGAATTATTTTTTTCATTGATTTTTCCTCCTAAATATTTTTTATTTTAATATGAGAACATATTAATGCCCTTTAATTTAAAAAAGTGACCTATGTATCAATTCTCCTCCATTTTTTACTTGCAATATTTCAGCAAGTATTTCAATTGCAATTTCTTCTGGTGTTCCATTGG encodes:
- the dhaM gene encoding dihydroxyacetone kinase phosphoryl donor subunit DhaM, with the protein product MVGMVIVSHSKKLAHEIIELCNEMKKYDFPVINGSGTTGNHLGSDPMIIKEAIESAYSEDGVLIFGDIGSSILNSEMAMEFLDAEYDRAKIKIADAPIVEGTLIAMAINDGKTSLEEILEELKDLKEFNKV
- the dhaL gene encoding dihydroxyacetone kinase subunit DhaL, encoding MELLRIIKKVSEKIIENKDYLTELDREIGDGDHGVNLARGFEKVEKELSSMEAIQPFEVFNKIAMLLISNVGGASGALYGTALMKGAAYLKTKEEITPEIIAETWNEMIKGIEMRGKAVLGEKTMLDTQIPAYEAFKIKADTGANIRECFEFAELKAKSGMESTKDIAATKGRASYLGERSIGHLDPGAVSSYLIIKTVNDELKG
- the dhaK gene encoding dihydroxyacetone kinase subunit DhaK, which codes for MKKMINKPENIVEEMVSGMLKAYPEYLKKVEDLPVIVRKDKKMGKVALISGGGSGHEPSHAGFVGYGMLDGAVAGEVFTSPSADKVYEAVKAVNSGAGVLLIIKNYSGDVMNFEMAAEMAAMEEIEVKKIVVDDDIAVENSTYTVGRRGIAGTVLVHKMVGAAAEKGYSLEELEKLGNKVIGRTKTLGMALEPCMVPTTGKVSFELADDEVEIGLGIHGEPGTHREKIQPADVHVDHILEKIFKESDLKENDEVAVLVNGLGETTLMELFIINNRVSQVLEEKNIKIADTIVGNYMTSLDMGGFSITLTKLDKEMKELLKDKADTPAFKRF
- a CDS encoding sulfite exporter TauE/SafE family protein codes for the protein MLEELLTSQFIILACLCFIGAFIDSVAGGGGLISLPAYLASGLPPHIALGTNKLSSFFSGVGSSVNYARSGKVNWNLMKKLAPFSFVGAFIGVKLIIGTKPQYINYIVFTALIVVLAYTLTNKKMGHESTFTDLNKSNITKGMIMALIIGFYNGFLGPGTGSFLVFFLMKIYGYDFVEANGDSKILNLVGNFTSLLVFGISGKVYFLYGIPISIIMLLGAQCGSRCAISKGSKFIKPVFLIVTTVTALKMLKEMF
- a CDS encoding RidA family protein, with amino-acid sequence MKKIIHTEKAPAALGPYSQAIEVNGTLYVSGQIPFVPETMTLVSDCVKAQTKQSLENIKAILEAAGYTFKDVVRAGVFIKDMNDFAAVNEVYAEYLGDVKPARACVEVARLPKDVKVEIEVIAVK